The genomic interval CTGAAGTGCGTCATCCTCGCGAACGTGCTGTACGACCGCGAGTACACGCTCGCGGACGCCGAAGTGGCGGGTATCGAGGGAGTTCCGGGGAGCGCGCTCGAACTCGCCGCCGAGGACGGCCGGACGGTGCGGCTCGTCGGCGAGGTGGCCGACGGCGAGGTCCGGGTCGGCCCGCGGCTCGTCCCCGAGAACGGGACGCTCGCGGTGACGGGCACCCGCAACATCGTCCAGCTCGACACCGAACACGCCGGGCGACTGAACATCTCGGGGCGGGGGGCCGGCGGCCACGAGACGGCGAGCGCGGTACTCGCCGACGTGGGGCGGCTCGCCAGGCGATGAGCCGGCGCGTGTGACCGGGTGGCAAACCGCCTGAGGCGGCCGTATTCGGTGGATTCTTTCGAAATCGTTTTACGGGCGAGTATCGAAGAAATCGCACAGCGCCTTAGCGCGTGAGATACACCAATGAGCGACAAACCCCACCAGAACCTGGCCGTCATCGGCCACGTCGACCACGGGAAGAGTACGATGGTCGGGCGGCTCCTGTTCGAGACAGGGTCCGTACCCGAGCACGTCATCGAGCAGTACCGCGAGGAGGCCGAGGAGAAGGGCAAGGGCGGCTTCGAGTTCGCCTACGTCATGGACAACCTCGCCGAGGAGCGCGAGCGCGGTGTCACCATCGACATCGCCCACCAGGAGTTCGACACCGACGAGTTCTACTTCACCATCGTCGACTGTCCGGGCCACCGTGACTTCGTGAAGAACATGATCACGGGCGCCTCGCAGGCCGACAACGCGGTGCTCGTCGTGGCGGCGGACGACGGCGTCCAGCCCCAGACCCAGGAGCACGTCTTCCTGGCCCGCACGCTCGGTATCAACGAGCTCATCGTCGCGGTCAACAAGATGGACCTGGTCGACTACCAGGAGAGCCGCTACAAGGAGACCGTCGAGGAGGTCACGAAGCTCCTCAAGCAGGTCCGCTTCAACACGGACGACGCGGAGTTCATCCCGACGTCGGCCTTCGAGGGCGACAACGTCTCGGAGTCCTCCGAGAACACGCCGTGGTACGACGGCGAGACCCTGCTGGAGGCGCTCAACAACCTGCCGGAGCCGCAGCCGCCGACGGACGCGCCGCTGCGCCTCCCCATCCAGGACGTCTACACCATCTCGGGCATCGGGACGGTCCCGGTCGGCCGTATCGAGACCGGTACCATGAGCCCGGGCGACAACGTCTCCTTCCAGCCGTCGGACGTCGGCGGCGAGGTGAAGACGGTCGAGATGCACCACGAGGAAGTCCCGCAGGCCGGCCCCGGCGACAACGTCGGCTTCAACGTCCGCGGCGTCGGTAAGGACGACATCCGCCGCGGCGACGTCTGCGGCCCCGCCGACGACCCGCCGTCCGTGGCGGAGACGTTCGAGGCCCAGATCGTCGTCATGCAGCACCCGTCCGTCATCACGGCGGGCTACACGCCGGTCTTCCACGCCCACACGGCGCAGGTCGCGTGTACCATCGAGTCCATCGACGCGAAGATCGACCCCTCCTCCGGCGAGATCGCCGAGGAGAACCCGGACTTCATCCAGTCGGGCGACGCCGCGAAGGTCACGGTGCGCCCGCAGAAGCCGCTCAGCGTCGAGCCGTCCGAGGAAATCCCGGAGCTCGGGAGCTTCGCCGTCCGCGACATGGGTCAGACCATCGCGGCGGGCCGCGTCCTGAGCGTCAACGAGCGATAGATGCAGCAGGCACGCGTCCGCCTCGCGGGCACCGCCCCCGAGGACCTCGACAGCATCTGCGGCGACGTCCGGGAGATCGCGGACAAGACCGGCGTCCAGCTCTCGGGTCCGGTGCCGCTCCCGACCAAGAAGCTGGAGGTCCCGTCGCGCAAGTCCCCCGACGGCGAGGGGACGGCGACGTGGGAGCACTGGGAGATGCGCGTCCACAAGCGTCTCATCGACATCGACGCCGACGAACGCGCGCTCCGCCAGCTAATGCGTATCCAGGTCCCGAACGACGTCTCCATCGAGATCGTCCTCGAGGACTGAGCGGGCGTCCGCGACGCGGCGCGTGACACTCTCACGCGCTTTTCGACCGAGGGCGAGAACGTAAGCTACAAACGACCGTCCGGTGTACGGACCACTGCGGGCGAGTAGATCAGCGGCAGATCGCTTCCTTCGCAAGGAAGAGGCCCGGGGTTCAAATCCCCGCTCGTCCATTTCCGACTCTCACCCCGTCGAGCGGCGCGTCCGACGCGGTTTTATCACGCTGCCGGACACAGAGTACCGATATGGACGGGTCGGCGTGGCGGGGGCTGCTCGCGGTTATCGTCGTGGCGGCCGCCTCGTTTATCTTCGGCAGGGTCGTCCGGGCGGGCCTGCTCCTCGCCGGCTACCGGGGGTACTACGCCGCCGACGTCGGGGGACTCGTCGCGCTGGTCGTCTTCCTGCTCGCGGTCGCG from Halosegnis marinus carries:
- the tuf gene encoding translation elongation factor EF-1 subunit alpha; this translates as MSDKPHQNLAVIGHVDHGKSTMVGRLLFETGSVPEHVIEQYREEAEEKGKGGFEFAYVMDNLAEERERGVTIDIAHQEFDTDEFYFTIVDCPGHRDFVKNMITGASQADNAVLVVAADDGVQPQTQEHVFLARTLGINELIVAVNKMDLVDYQESRYKETVEEVTKLLKQVRFNTDDAEFIPTSAFEGDNVSESSENTPWYDGETLLEALNNLPEPQPPTDAPLRLPIQDVYTISGIGTVPVGRIETGTMSPGDNVSFQPSDVGGEVKTVEMHHEEVPQAGPGDNVGFNVRGVGKDDIRRGDVCGPADDPPSVAETFEAQIVVMQHPSVITAGYTPVFHAHTAQVACTIESIDAKIDPSSGEIAEENPDFIQSGDAAKVTVRPQKPLSVEPSEEIPELGSFAVRDMGQTIAAGRVLSVNER
- the rpsJ gene encoding 30S ribosomal protein S10 is translated as MQQARVRLAGTAPEDLDSICGDVREIADKTGVQLSGPVPLPTKKLEVPSRKSPDGEGTATWEHWEMRVHKRLIDIDADERALRQLMRIQVPNDVSIEIVLED